Genomic window (Gemmatimonadota bacterium):
GTCGGCCTTTGCCTTGGCCGGATCGGCGAGCAGGAGATCCACCTCGGCGGGGCGATAGAACTGGGGGTCGATCACTACATGCTTGTTCCAGTCGAGGCCGACGTGATCGAAGGCGATTCGAACCAGGTCACCGACGCTGTGGGTCTCGCCGGTCCCGATGACGTAATCCTGCGGGGTGTCGGGTTGCAGCATCCGCCACATCGCGTCCACATAGTCGCCCGCATACCCCCAATCGCGACGCGCTTCGAGATTGCCCATGCGCAGTTCGGTCGCGAGCCCAAGCTTGATGCGGGCTGCGGCGTCGGTGACCTTCCGCGTGACGAACTCCATGCCGCGGCGCGGCGACTCGTGATTGAAGAGAATGCCGCTCACGGCGTAGAGCCCGTACGACTCGCGGTAGTTCACCGTGATCCAGTGGCCATAGAGCTTGGCGACGCCGTAGGGCGACCGCGGATAGAACGGCGTCGATTCCGATTGCGGCGTTTCCACCACCTTGCCGAACATCTCCGACGACGACGCCTGGTAGAATCGGGCGGTCGGGCACGCCAGGCGAATGGCCTCGAGAATACGGGTCACGCCCAGCGCGGTGAATTCCCCTGTCAGGACCGGCTGGGTGAAGGAGGTCGGCACGAAGCTCTGGGCAGCGAGGTTGTACACCTCATCCGGCTGGACGTCCTGCATCGCGACTGTCAGCGAATGCTGATCGAGCAGGTCGGCGGCCACGATCCGCACCCGGGGGATCAGGTGATCGATCCGTTCGTAGGAGTGGTGGGAGGTGCGGCGGACCACGCCGACCACCTCATACCCCTTGGCGAGTAGGAATTCAGCGAGGTAGGATCCGTCCTGCCCGGTAATCCCGGTAATCAGCGCCCTGGGCACACAGCCCTCCTGGGAGTTGTCCCAGACCGTCCGACCCGATAGATTGGAAGGTCTGTGGTGGAAATCGACTTTGGACCGTAGCTAGCGAGGACGACATGGCGCGTACCTGCACCGTGTGCGACAAGGGACCGACGACCGGTAATCACGTCAGCCATGCCAATAATCGGCGCAAGCGGCGCTGGTATCCGAACCTGCAGACCGTTCGCGTGATGGTGGGCGATGCACCCCGCCGCGTGCAGGTCTGCACCAAGTGCATGAAGAGTGGCAAGGTGGTCAAGGCCTCCGCGGCCTGATCCCTTCGAACACCGCACCGCCAACGGGTGGCGCCCTTCACGGGCGCCACCCGTTTCATTTGCGTCACCCCGGGACAGAAAAAAAGGGGACCCGAAGGTCCCCTGCTGGTACATCAGAGCGGAAGCACCGACGGAGTGATTCACTCCGGGATGAGCTCGATCCGCGCCATCTCGGCGCCGTCGCCAGGCCGGTGGCCGAGCTTGAGGATCCGGGTGTAGCCGCCGGGACGGGACGCGAAGCGCGGACCCAGCACCTTGAAGAGCTTGGTGAGGATGGCGCGATTCGGAATCTTCTGCTCCACCTGACGAATGGCGTGCAGGTCACCCTTGCGGGCCAGCGTGATGAGCTTCTCGGCGTACGGCCGGATCTCCTTCGCCTTGGCCACGGTGGTGTTGATCCCTTCGTGCTCGAACAGCGATGCCGCCATGTTGCGCATCATCGCCCGCTTGTGGGAGGACGTCCGGGAAAGCTGACGTCCCTTTGCGCGGTGCCGCATTACGCTTCCTCTCCGTTACCGGCCACCGCCATCGGCGACGTGCCCTGATTCGTGATCCGGAGGTCGCCATCGGCCTCCTCGAATTCCATGCCGAAATTGAGCGCTTCGCGCTGCAACAGCTCGGCAATTTCCTGCAGTGCCTTGTCACCGATGTTCTTGACGCCGTCGAGTTCCTTGGTCGAGAACTCCACCAGATCCCGCAGGGTCCGGATGTTGGAATTCTTGAGCGAGTTGAGCGACCGCACCGTGAGCCCGAGATCGTCGATCGAGCGCGCCAGGCGAGCCTTCAGCCCGGTGGCAACCATCGGCGTGTCGTTGGTGGCAGCCGGCGCAGCGTGATGTGGCACCTTGCCGAACTCGACGAAGTAGCGGAAGTGTTCCTGCGCGAGGGCGGCCGCATAGGCGATCGCATCCTCGGGCGAGATAGTTCCGTTGGTCTCGACCGAGACCGCAAGGCGGTCGTAGTCGGTGCGCTGGCCGACGCGCGTTTCCTGCACCGTGAAGTTGGCACGACGGACCGGATTGTAGATCGCGTCGATCCGCACCAGGTCGATCGGGAAGGAGCGTTCGGTCGGATGCATTTCCGACTCGACGTAGCCGCGACCCTTGTTGACGTAGAGCTCGCAGGTGACTTCGCGATCATCCTGGACCGTGAAGAGCAGCTGGTCGGGATTGATGATGGTCGCCCGGCCGCTCTCCTGAATGTCACGCGCATACACCGGACCCGGGCCCTGCTTGGTGAGCCGGAGCACGGTCGAGTCGACGTCGGCCTCGAGCACGAGCGTGAGGGCCTTGAGACGCTGCACGATCTGGTGCACGTCTTCGAGGACGCCCTGCACCGTCTGATGCTCGTGCACGACGCCATCGAGGCGGAAGCCCCAGACGGCGCTGCCGCGCAGCGAGGACAACAGCAACCGCCGCAGCGAATTGCCGAGCGTGTGGCCGAAGCCCCGCTCGAGCGGCTGCAGACGGAACTCGGCGATGTTCGGGTTGTCGTCCCGCTTGGTCATTTCGACCACGTGCGGACGGACGAGCCCGGTCAGATCAATGCTCATCAGCGCGATTTCCTTCGTTACTTCGAGTAAAGCTCGACGATGAGCTGTTCCTGCGCGTTCACCGGAATCGCATCGCGCGTCGGCAGCTCAAGGAGACGGCCCGCGGCCTTTTCGGCATCCACGGAGAGCCAGCCCACGGTGGTACCGCGGGAGGCCTGCTCCTGCGCGGCCATCACGGCAACCATCTCGCGATCGGTCGGGGTGACACGTACTTCGTGGCCCGGAAGGACCTTGAAGGACGGGATGTCGACCCGCTTGCCGTTGACTTCGATATGCCCGTGACGCACCAGCTGGCGGGCGGCGCGACGCGAGGCCGCGAAGCCCATCCGGTACACGACGTTATCGAGACGAGTCTCGAGCGCGACGAGCAGGTTGGTGCCCTTCATGCCGGGCAGGTGCGACGCCTTGGTGTAGGTGGTGCGGAACTGGGTCTCGGTGAGACCGTACATCCGCTTCACCTTCTGCTTCTCACGCAGCTGCTTGGCGTATTCCGACGTCTTGCGGCCACGCCCGGCATTCTGGCCATGCTGGCCGGCCGGATAGGCCCGACGCTCCACCGCGCACTTCTCGGTGAGGCAACGGGTTCCCTTGAGGAAGAGCTTCGTGCCCTCGCGACGGCAGAGCCGGCACGCTGGTCCAGTGTATCGCGACATAGGCTAGACCCGCCGCTTCTTCGGAGGACGGCACCCGTTGTGTGGAATCGGGGTCACGTCGCGAATCGACGCCACCTTGAGCCCGACCGACGCGAGGGCCTGGATGGCCGATTCGCGTCCGCTGCCGGGACCCTGCACGCGCACGTGGACCTTGCGGAGTCCGAGATTCAGCGCCTCGCGGGCACAGTTCTCGGACGCCACGGTGGCCGCGAACGGCGTGGACTTCTTCGATCCCTTGAACCCCGCCTTGCCGGCGGTGCCCCACGCGATGGTGTTGCCGCGCAAGTCGGTGATCGTGATCAGCACATTGTTGAAGGTCGCGGAGATGTGAACCATCCCCTCCGACTCGACAATCTTCTTCGAGCGCTTGGCGCTCGGCTTCGCCGTAGTAGGTGCAGTCATGGCTTACTTCTTCGTCGCCTTCTTCTTGCCGGCGATGGCCCGACGGGGGCCCTTCTTCGTCCGGGCGTTGGTGTGCGTGCGCTGGCCGCGCACCGGCAACCCGCGCCGATGACGAATCCCGCGATAGCTGCCGATGTCCTGAAGTCGCTTGATGTTCATCGCGATTTCAGTGCGAAGCGCGCCTTCGGTCTTCACCGAACGCTCGATGATCTGCCGCAGGCGGCCGACCTCGGCGTCGGAAAGATCCTTGATGCGCGTGTCAGGCGAGATGCCGGTCTCGGCGAGCAACTTCTTGCTCGTCACCCGGCCAATCCCGTAGATGTACGTCAGGCCAATTTCAACGCGCTTTTCGCGCGGAAGATCGACGCCAGCAATACGCGCCATATCAGCCCTGCCGCTGCTTATGCTTTGGGGTGCGCTTGCAGATGATGCGCGTCACACCGCGACGCTTCACCACCACACAGCTCTCGCAAATCGGCTTCACACTCGAGCGAACCTTCACGACACGCGTCTCCCTGAAGACGGGGTTTCGGCCTAGCAAGGAATGATACTGGAGCCTCGGACCGTGCGCAACCCTGTGCCCCCCAACAACGTGGGTGGTCAGGACCCGATCAGACGCCGAAACTCAGCCCAGGCTTCTCCTGGCTTTTCCGCCGCCGTGATCGGACGGCCGACCACCAGGTCGGTCGCGCCACCTGCAAGTGCCGCCTCCGGCGTCGCGACCCGGCGCTGATCCCCTGCCTCCTCTCCGGCCCGCCGGATTCCCGGCACCACCAGCCGCCCGGCGCCCACTACGGGGCGGACCAGGGCCAGGTCGCTGGCCGAGCAGACCACCCCGTCTACCCCCGCCGCCATGGCGATGCCGGCAAGTCGCGCGGCCTCGGCCCCGGGATCCACCAGCGACCGGCCCGTCACATTTGCGAAACCGGCCGCATCGTGGGAAGTCAGGACCGTCACGGCCACTACGTGCAATCGCCCGGCGGCAGCCGCTACGGCCGCCTGCAGCATCTCGGTCCCGCCGAGGGCGTGAACCGTGATCATCCGGACGCCGAGTTCGGCAGCCGCCGTCACCGCGCCGTGCACCGTGTTGGGAATATCGTGCCACTTGAGGTCGAGAAACACGGGATGACCCGCGTCGAGGACGCTGCGGACAAATCCGTGGCCCGCCCGCGTCATCAGCACCGACCCGACTTTTACCGGCGCTCCGGTCGGCAGCAGGTCGAGCAGGTCGACCGCGCTCGGTGCATCGGGATGATCCAGGGCGACGTAAAGCTCAGCCATCGTGTTGCTCCAGTTCGGTCAGCAATCGTTCGGGTAGGTGGGGATCAGCCAGCGCGGCGGTGCCAATGGCGACCAGCGACGCGCCGGCCCGGAGATAGTCACGCACGTCGGTCGCGCCGCGGATTCCACCGACGCCGATGAGCGGAAATCCCGGCAAGCGCTCCGCTGTGCGACGCACAGCAAGTAGTCCGGTCGCCAGAAGCGCCGGACCGCTCACGCCGCCAAAACCGTTGCCAAGACGCGGTGAGGCGCCTTCAAACAGGAAGCCGGGGAGCGTGTTCACCAGACTGGCCCCGTCGGCCCCGGCGTCGCGCGCAGCCATTGCCATCAGCGGGATATCGGGAAGCGCCGGCGAGAGCTTCGCGAAGAGGGGTCGGGCCGTCACTCGGCGGCAACGCGACACCACCTCGGCGATGCTGCGGGAATCGGCGCCGAATTCGACCCCGCCCGCAGATGTGTTCGGACACGAGAGGTTGATCTCGTACGCCGCGTGACCTTCGAGGTCATCAAGTTGTTCGATGACCGTCGCATACTCTTCGATCGTGAACCCCACAACGTTCACGATGATCCGGGGCCCGCTGAGGTTGGCCTGCAGCCAGGGCAATTCCTGC
Coding sequences:
- the pyrF gene encoding orotidine-5'-phosphate decarboxylase translates to MAELYVALDHPDAPSAVDLLDLLPTGAPVKVGSVLMTRAGHGFVRSVLDAGHPVFLDLKWHDIPNTVHGAVTAAAELGVRMITVHALGGTEMLQAAVAAAAGRLHVVAVTVLTSHDAAGFANVTGRSLVDPGAEAARLAGIAMAAGVDGVVCSASDLALVRPVVGAGRLVVPGIRRAGEEAGDQRRVATPEAALAGGATDLVVGRPITAAEKPGEAWAEFRRLIGS
- the rpsK gene encoding 30S ribosomal protein S11, coding for MTAPTTAKPSAKRSKKIVESEGMVHISATFNNVLITITDLRGNTIAWGTAGKAGFKGSKKSTPFAATVASENCAREALNLGLRKVHVRVQGPGSGRESAIQALASVGLKVASIRDVTPIPHNGCRPPKKRRV
- a CDS encoding DNA-directed RNA polymerase subunit alpha: MSIDLTGLVRPHVVEMTKRDDNPNIAEFRLQPLERGFGHTLGNSLRRLLLSSLRGSAVWGFRLDGVVHEHQTVQGVLEDVHQIVQRLKALTLVLEADVDSTVLRLTKQGPGPVYARDIQESGRATIINPDQLLFTVQDDREVTCELYVNKGRGYVESEMHPTERSFPIDLVRIDAIYNPVRRANFTVQETRVGQRTDYDRLAVSVETNGTISPEDAIAYAAALAQEHFRYFVEFGKVPHHAAPAATNDTPMVATGLKARLARSIDDLGLTVRSLNSLKNSNIRTLRDLVEFSTKELDGVKNIGDKALQEIAELLQREALNFGMEFEEADGDLRITNQGTSPMAVAGNGEEA
- the rplQ gene encoding 50S ribosomal protein L17, producing MRHRAKGRQLSRTSSHKRAMMRNMAASLFEHEGINTTVAKAKEIRPYAEKLITLARKGDLHAIRQVEQKIPNRAILTKLFKVLGPRFASRPGGYTRILKLGHRPGDGAEMARIELIPE
- the rpmB gene encoding 50S ribosomal protein L28, whose amino-acid sequence is MARTCTVCDKGPTTGNHVSHANNRRKRRWYPNLQTVRVMVGDAPRRVQVCTKCMKSGKVVKASAA
- the rpsM gene encoding 30S ribosomal protein S13, with protein sequence MARIAGVDLPREKRVEIGLTYIYGIGRVTSKKLLAETGISPDTRIKDLSDAEVGRLRQIIERSVKTEGALRTEIAMNIKRLQDIGSYRGIRHRRGLPVRGQRTHTNARTKKGPRRAIAGKKKATKK
- the rpmJ gene encoding 50S ribosomal protein L36, which codes for MKVRSSVKPICESCVVVKRRGVTRIICKRTPKHKQRQG
- a CDS encoding dihydroorotate dehydrogenase, whose translation is MKSLRCSVAGLEFANPLMLASGTAGFGRELRGAMALERLGGLVTKAVSLTPRIGNKAPRVAEFRGGMINSVGLANPGAVQVRQQELPWLQANLSGPRIIVNVVGFTIEEYATVIEQLDDLEGHAAYEINLSCPNTSAGGVEFGADSRSIAEVVSRCRRVTARPLFAKLSPALPDIPLMAMAARDAGADGASLVNTLPGFLFEGASPRLGNGFGGVSGPALLATGLLAVRRTAERLPGFPLIGVGGIRGATDVRDYLRAGASLVAIGTAALADPHLPERLLTELEQHDG
- the gmd gene encoding GDP-mannose 4,6-dehydratase, with translation MPRALITGITGQDGSYLAEFLLAKGYEVVGVVRRTSHHSYERIDHLIPRVRIVAADLLDQHSLTVAMQDVQPDEVYNLAAQSFVPTSFTQPVLTGEFTALGVTRILEAIRLACPTARFYQASSSEMFGKVVETPQSESTPFYPRSPYGVAKLYGHWITVNYRESYGLYAVSGILFNHESPRRGMEFVTRKVTDAAARIKLGLATELRMGNLEARRDWGYAGDYVDAMWRMLQPDTPQDYVIGTGETHSVGDLVRIAFDHVGLDWNKHVVIDPQFYRPAEVDLLLADPAKAKADLGWSPSVSFQQLVTMMVDADLQRLQAR
- the rpsD gene encoding 30S ribosomal protein S4; its protein translation is MSRYTGPACRLCRREGTKLFLKGTRCLTEKCAVERRAYPAGQHGQNAGRGRKTSEYAKQLREKQKVKRMYGLTETQFRTTYTKASHLPGMKGTNLLVALETRLDNVVYRMGFAASRRAARQLVRHGHIEVNGKRVDIPSFKVLPGHEVRVTPTDREMVAVMAAQEQASRGTTVGWLSVDAEKAAGRLLELPTRDAIPVNAQEQLIVELYSK